One window from the genome of Paramisgurnus dabryanus chromosome 24, PD_genome_1.1, whole genome shotgun sequence encodes:
- the cirbpb gene encoding cold inducible RNA binding protein b isoform X1, with product MSDEGKLFIGGLSYDTTEQSLEEAFSKYGTIAKVDVIRDRETDRSRGFGFVTFENPEDAKDAMAAMNGKSVDGRMIRVDEAGKSGGRSGGFRGGSGGGRGFFRGGRGRGESGGGYGGDRSFGGDRSYGGDRSYGGGDRGYGGGDRSYSGGERSYGGGGYSSNRSGGYSGGGGYRDNRNQGGYDRSGGSYRDSYDSYA from the exons ATGTCTGACGAAGGAAAGCTTTTCATTGGTGGTCTGAGCTATGATACCACAGAGCAGTCTTTGGAGGAGGCGTTCTCAAAATATGGAACAATTGCCAAAG TTGATGTAATCAGAGACCGTGAGACAGACCGGTCAAGGGGCTTTGGCTTTGTCACATTTGAAAATCCAGAAGATGCAAAGGATGCCATGGCTGCAATGAATGGAAAG tCTGTCGATGGCCGTatgatccgtgtggatgaagcTGGCAAGTCTGGTGGAAGATCTGGTGGATTCAGAGGTGGTTCTGGAGGTGGCAGGGGATTCTTCAGGGGCGGCCGAGGAAGAGGTGAGA GTGGCGGAGGATACGGTGGAGACAGAAGTTTTGGTGGTGACAGGAGCTATGGCGGAGATCGCAGCTATGGCGGTGGTGACAGAGGCTATGGTGGTGGTGACAGGAGCTACAGCGGAGGTGAGCGCTCATATGGCGGTGGCGGATACTCATCCAACAGAAGCGGAGGCTACTCTGGCGGCGGTGGATACAGAGACAACAG GAACCAGGGAGGTTACGACCGTTCCGGTGGTTCCTACAGAGACAGCTATGACAGCTACG CTTGA
- the LOC135721767 gene encoding granzyme G-like yields MSISWFITTLLLLHSCTPGVSVVHGIVNGQVSIPHSRPYMVYIRDPQTPSEACGGFLVREDFVMTAAHCKKDNLMVYLGVNDINRLPAGIEVNAFPHPDFADKPGDDIMLLKLKTPVTLSETVNIIALPEANRAKISSNCMAMGWGWQEYGHASLSRVLREVNQTLLHSKHCATSHTLCTEGTAGPSQGDDGGPLICGNIAQGIMSYFIQVESTTYLTVYTKISHYLPWIHKIMNVFL; encoded by the exons ATGAGCATCTCTTGGTTTATAACTACACTGCTACTGCTGCACTCCTGCACCCCAG GTGTCAGTGTGGTTCATGGTATCGTTAACGGTCAGGTGTCCATTCCACACAGCCGCCCATACATGGTCTACATTCGTGACCCGCAAACACCTTCAGAAGCATGTGGTGGTTTTTTGGTAAGAGAAGATTTTGTGATGACGGCTGCCCACTGCAAAAAAGA TAATCTCATGGTGTATTTGGGTGTTAATGACATAAACCGTTTACCTGCTGGTATAGAGGTCAATGCCTTTCCACATCCAGATTTTGCGGACAAACCAGGTGATGACATTATGCTACTAAAG CTTAAAACCCCAGTAACTCTGAGCGAGACTGTGAACATCATTGCCCTGCCAGAAGCTAATAGAGCAAAAATCTCAAGTAACTGCATGGCCATGGGTTGGGGCTGGCAGGAATACGGGCACGCGTCTCTATCAAGAGTCCTGAGAGAAGTGAACCAAACTCTTTTACACTCTAAACATTGTGCCACATCTCACACTTTATGCACTGAGGGAACAGCCGGACCATCACAG GGGGACGATGGGGGTCCACTTATTTGTGGAAATATCGCACAGGGCATCATGTCTTACTTCATACAGGTGGAGTCTACAACCTACCTTACAGTGTATACTAAAATCTCTCACTACCTTCCATGGAttcataaaatcatgaatgtatTTCTTTAA
- the LOC135721781 gene encoding granzyme G-like, translating into MDHDIVNGKVSIPHSRPYMVYIRDPQTHSACGGFLVREDFVMTAAHCKKEHTMVYLGVNDTNNLPDGIEVDVFPHKGFVNQPGDDIMLLKLKTPATLNKTVNIIALPETNKEKISTNCMAMGWGWQEYNKESLSRVLREVNLTLLDSENCARPHTLCTKAEAGPARGDSGGPLICGNEAVGIVSSYITNDFTSYLTMYTKISHYLPWIHEIMNGFL; encoded by the exons ATGGATCATGATATCGTTAATGGTAAGGTGTCCATTCCACACAGCCGCCCATACATGGTCTACATTCGTGACCCACAAACACATTCAGCATGTGGTGGATTTCTGGTTAGGGAAGATTTTGTGATGACGGCTGCCCACTGCAAAAAAGA ACATACCATGGTGTATTTGGGTGTTAATGACACAAATAATTTACCTGATGGGATAGAGGTCGATGTCTTTCCACATAAAGGTTTTGTGAACCAGCCAGGTGATGACATCATGCTACTAAAG CTTAAAACCCCAGCAACTTTAAACAAGACTGTGAATATCATTGCTCTGCCAGAAACTAATAAAGAGAAAATCTCAACTAACTGCATGGCCATGGGTTGGGGATGGCAGGAATATAATAAGGAATCTCTATCAAGAGTTCTAAGAGAAGTGAACTTGACTCTATTAGACTCTGAAAATTGTGCCAGACCCCACACTTTATGCACTAAGGCAGAAGCCGGGCCAGCACGG GGAGACTCTGGCGGTCCACTTATTTGTGGAAATGAAGCAGTGGGCATTGTGTCTTCCTACATAACGAATGATTTTACAAGCTACCTTACAATGTATACTAAAATCTCTCACTACCTTCCATGGATTCATGAAATCATGAATGGATTTCTTTAA
- the cirbpb gene encoding cold inducible RNA binding protein b isoform X2, protein MSDEGKLFIGGLSYDTTEQSLEEAFSKYGTIAKVDVIRDRETDRSRGFGFVTFENPEDAKDAMAAMNGKSVDGRMIRVDEAGKSGGRSGGFRGGSGGGRGFFRGGRGRGGGGYGGDRSFGGDRSYGGDRSYGGGDRGYGGGDRSYSGGERSYGGGGYSSNRSGGYSGGGGYRDNRNQGGYDRSGGSYRDSYDSYA, encoded by the exons ATGTCTGACGAAGGAAAGCTTTTCATTGGTGGTCTGAGCTATGATACCACAGAGCAGTCTTTGGAGGAGGCGTTCTCAAAATATGGAACAATTGCCAAAG TTGATGTAATCAGAGACCGTGAGACAGACCGGTCAAGGGGCTTTGGCTTTGTCACATTTGAAAATCCAGAAGATGCAAAGGATGCCATGGCTGCAATGAATGGAAAG tCTGTCGATGGCCGTatgatccgtgtggatgaagcTGGCAAGTCTGGTGGAAGATCTGGTGGATTCAGAGGTGGTTCTGGAGGTGGCAGGGGATTCTTCAGGGGCGGCCGAGGAAGAG GTGGCGGAGGATACGGTGGAGACAGAAGTTTTGGTGGTGACAGGAGCTATGGCGGAGATCGCAGCTATGGCGGTGGTGACAGAGGCTATGGTGGTGGTGACAGGAGCTACAGCGGAGGTGAGCGCTCATATGGCGGTGGCGGATACTCATCCAACAGAAGCGGAGGCTACTCTGGCGGCGGTGGATACAGAGACAACAG GAACCAGGGAGGTTACGACCGTTCCGGTGGTTCCTACAGAGACAGCTATGACAGCTACG CTTGA